Sequence from the Microbacterium sp. AZCO genome:
AGCGGCGGCGAAGCTGCCGATCATGCTCGAGCCCTTCATGAGCGAGTGGGTCGACGGACGCATCGTCAACGACCTGTCGACGGATGCCGTCATCCTGTCGGTCGCGATCGCCTCCGGTCTCGGCAACAGCAGCGCCTACACGTGGATGAAGCTGCCCGTCGTGCCCGACATGGAACGCGTCATGGAGGCGACCACGCTTCCGACGCTCCTCCTCGGCGGCGACGCCGGCGTCGACCCCGACGAGACGTTCGCCGCGTGGGAGGACGCCCTCTCGCTCCCGGGCGTGCGCGGGCTCACGGTCGGCCGCACGCTGCTCTACCCGCCGGACGGCGATGTCGCGGCGGCGGTCGACACGGCCGCCAGCCTCGTGCACCCCGCCGGCGTGCCGGCATCCTTCTGATCCACCTCGCTCCTCGCGACACCCTCGAAACACCTCCCACACTGCAAGGAACCACCTCATGACCACCATCGACACCACCTCTGTCGTCAACCGGGCCGAGCAGGCCGACCTCGCCCTCATCTCGCACTGGATCGACGGGGCCGAGTACGCCTCGCGGTCGGGCCGTACGGCGCCGGTGTTCAATCCGGCGACCGGCCGCGTGCAGGCGAACGTCGCACTGGCCGATCAGGCCGAGATCGATGTCGCGATCGCGTCGGCGCAGCGCGGGTTCGAGGTGTGGAGCGGCTACTCGGTCGCGAAGCGTCAGACGGTGCTGTTCTCGTTCCGTGAGCTGTTGAATGCGCGCAAGACGGAGCTGGCCGAGATCATCACGGCCGAGCACGGCAAGGTGCTCTCCGATGCGATGGGCGAGATCCTGCGCGGTCAGGAGGTCGTGGAGCTGGCGACCGGGTTCCCGCACCTGATCAAGGGTGCGTACACCGAGAACGCCTCGACCGGCATCGACGTCTACTCGCTCAAGCAGCCGCTGGGCGTGGTGGGTGTCATCAGCCCGTTCAACTTCCCCGCGATGGTGCCGATGTGGTTCTTCCCGATCGCGATCGCGGCGGGCAACGCGGTCGTGCTGAAGCCGTCGGAGAAGGACCCGTCGGCCGCCCTGTGGCTTGCGCGTCTGTGGAAGGAAGCGGGCCTGCCCGATGGCGTGTTCACGGTGCTGCAGGGCGACAAGCTCGCCGTGGACGGCCTGCTGAACTCGCCGGTCGTGCAGTCGATCTCGTTCGTCGGCTCGACCCCGATCGCGCAGTACATCTACGAGACGGCATCCCGCAACGGCAAGCGGGTGCAGGCCCTCGGCGGTGCGAAGAACCACATGCTGGTGCTTCCGGATGCCGACCTCGACCTCGTCGCCGACCAGGCCGTCAACGCCGGCTACGGCGCGGCCGGCGAGCGGTGCATGGCGATCTCGGTCGTCCTCGCGGTCGAGCCGGTCGCGGACGACCTCATCGTCAAGATCCAGGAGCGCATCTCGAAGCTGCGCATCGGCAACGGCGCAGGCGACGAGCAGGGCGAGCCCGACATGGGGCCCCTCATCACCGACGTGCACCGCGACAAGGTGTCCTCCTACGTCGACATCGCCGAGCAGGACGGCGCGAAGATCGTCGTCGACGGCCGGGGCTTCCAGGTCGAGGGGCACGAGGACGGCTTCTTCTTCGGCCCGACGCTGATCGACCAGGTCCCCACGACGAGCCGCGCGTACCGGGAGGAGATCTTCGGACCCGTCCTCTCCGTCGTGCGCGTCGAGACGTTCCAGGAGGGCCTGGACCTGATCAACTCCGGCGAGTTCGGAAACGGCACCGCGATCTTCACCAACGATGGGGGCGCCGCGAGGCGGTTCCAGAACGAGGTGCAGGTCGGCATGATCGGCATCAACGTCCCGATCCCGGTCCCCGTCGCCTACCACTCGTTCGGCGGCTGGAAGGCCTCGCTGTTCGGCGACGCGAAGGCGTACGGCGTGCACGGGTTCGACTTCTTCACGCGCGAGAAGGCGATCACCAGCCGCTGGCTCGACCCCGCCACGCACGGCGGGATCAACCTCGGCTTCCCGCAGAACAACTGACCCACAGACCGGGATGCCGCGGACTTCCGATCTTGGCCGCGGCATCCCACCTTCCTCCGAACAACGAGAGCAGCAGATGAGCACCGACCAGTGCTGGTTCCACCGCAAGGGCGACCTGGCCCGCGACGGGTGGGAGAGCGTCGTGGACCAGGCGACGCCCGGGTGGGAGCACACCGGCATCCGGGTCGCCGAGCTCGCCGACGGCGATCACCTCGACCTCACGGAGAAGGGCGTCGAGCGGATCGTCGTCCCGCTCGCCGGCTCGTTCCACGTCACGCACCACCACTTCCCGGGCGAGTGGGAGACGCGCCTCCACGGTCGCGCATCGGTGTTCGCTGGTCCCACCGACGTGCTGTACCTGCCGAGCGGCACGACCGCCGAGATCCGCGGCCACGGCCGAGTGGCCGTCGCCGAGGCGCCGACCGACGAGACCCGCGCGTGGCAGTACATCCCGGCATCCGACACCCCCGTGGAGCTGCGCGGCAAGGGCGCGTCGAGCCGGCAGGTGCACAACTTCGGCACCCCCCAGGCGCTGGATGCCGCCCGCCTCATCGTGTGCGAGGTCATCACGCCCGCCGAGAACTGGTCGTCGTACCCGCCGCACAAGCACGATGAGAACGTGCCCGGCCACGAGTCGCGCCTCGAGGAGATCTACTACTTCGAGACGGCGCCGGTGGCGGGGTCGGATGCCTCGGCCGAGGCATCCTTCGGGATGTTCAGCACCTATTCCTCGCCGGCCGGCGAGATCGACATCAACGCCATGGTGCGCTCGGGCGACATCGCCCTCGTGCCCTACGGCTACCACGGGCCCGCCGTCGCCGCGCCCGGATACGACCTGTACTACCTCAACGTCATGGCGGGTCCCGACCCCGAGCGCGCCTGGCTCATCAGCGACGACCCCGCGCACGCGTGGGTGCGCGCGAGCTGGGACGACCAGGAGCTCGACCCCCGCCTCCCCTTCACCAACGAGACCCAGAAAGGCCGCCGCTGATGCCAGAGACCCGGCGCATGACGGTCAGCCAGGCGCTGATCGAATTCCTCGCCCACCAGTGGACGGTGGACGGCGACATTCGCGAGCGCACGATCCCCGGCGTGTTCGGCATCTTCGGCCACGGCAACGTCGCGGGCATCGGCCAGGCGCTCAAGCAGGCGAACGTCGAGCAGCCCGACCTCATGCCCTATTACCAGGCGCGCAACGAGCAGGCGATGGTGCACCAGGCGGTCGGATATGCCCGCATGCACCGCCGGCGCGGCACGTACGCGGCCGCGGCATCCGTCGGCCCCGGCGCCGCCAACATGCTCACCGGTGCCGCTCTCGCGACGACCAACCGCCTGCCCGCGCTCCTCCTGCCGAGCGACACGTTCGCGACCCGTGTCGCCGACCCCGTGCTGCAGCAGCTCGAGCAGCCGTGGGACATCGGGCTGCAGGTGTCCGACGCCTTCCGCCCGCTGTCGCGCTTCTTCGACCGCGTGCAGCGGCCCGAGCAGCTCTACTCGATCGCGCTCGCCGCGATGCGCGTGCTGACCGACCCCGCCGAGACGGGCGCCGTCACGATCGCGCTGCCGGAGGACGTGCAGGCCGAGGCGCTCGACGTGCCCGTCGAGTTCCTGCAGGACCGCGAATGGCACATCCGCCGCCCGCTGCCCGAGCGCGGACCGCTCGCCCGTGCCGTCGCCGCGATCCGGGGCGCCAAGAACCCGTTCATCGTCGCGGGCGGCGGCGTGCTCTACTCGGGCGCTGAGGATCACCTGCGCGCGCTCGTCGAGGCCACCGGCATCCCGGTCGGCACCTCGCAGGCCGGCGGCGGCGTGCTCGCGTGGGACCACCCGCAGTACCTCGGCGGCGTCGGCGCAACCGGCACGCTGGCGGCAAACCGTCTCGCCGCCGAGGCCGACGTCATCATCGGCATCGGCACGCGCTACAGCGACTTCACGACGGCCTCGCGCACGGCGTTTCAGAACCCCGACGTCACCTTCGTCAACATCAATGTCGCCTCGTTCGACGCCTACAAGCACGGCTCGCAGCTGCCGATCATCGCCGACGCCCGCGAGGCGCTCGCGGAGCTGTCGATCGAGCTCGAGGGGTACGAGGTCTCACGCGAGCACTCCGAGCGCATCGCCCGCGAGAAGGCGGAATGGGATGCCACGGTCGACGACGCGTTCGCACCGTCCCGTCTCGAGCTGCCCGGGCAGCCCGAGATCATCGGCGCCGTGCAGTCCTCGTCCGCTCCGAAGGACGTCATCGTGCAGGCGGCCGGCTCGCTGCCGGGCGACCTGCACAAGCTGTGGCGCGTGCGTGATCCGCTCGGCTATCACGTCGAGTACGCCTTCTCGTGCATGGGCTACGAGATCGCGGGCGGCCTGGGCGCCAAGCGCGGCCTGCTCGCCGACGGCGACGACCGCGACGTCATCGTCATGGTCGGCGACGGCTCGTACCTCATGCTCAACACCGAGCTCGTCACGGCGGTCGCCGAGGGCATCAAGCTCATCGTCGTCCTGATCCAGAACCACGGGTACGCCTCGATCGGACACCTCTCCGAGACGGTCGGATCGGAGCGCTTCGGCACCTGGTACCGCTCGTACGACGGCGAGGCGCGCAACTTCCAGGGCGACGACGTGCTTCCCGTCGACCTCGCGGCGAACGCGCGCAGCTACGGGCTGGACGTCATCGAGATCGAGCCGGGCGGGTCGGCGATCGACGACCTCAAGGCGGCGATCGCGACGGCGAAGGCATCCGACCGTTCGACCTTCATCCACATCAACAGCGACCCGCTCATCTACGCGCCCGACGGCGCGGGCTGGTGGGACGTGCCGGTGCCCGAGGTCTCGACGCTCGAATCGACGCAGCGCGCCCGCGAGGAGTACCTCGAGCAGCAGGCCAACCAGAAGCCGCTTCTCGGCTGAGCCTGTCGAAGCCAGAATCCTCCGACATCCAGCTCCTCACCCCACCTCTGGAGACACAGATGACCGACACCATCCCCGCCGACTCCGACGTCGTCGTCAACAAGGCCCCCGGCCTGCGCATCGGCACCGCCCCCGACTCGTGGGGCGTGTGGTTCCCCGACGACCCCAAGCAGGTGCCGTGGCAGAGATTCCTCGACGAGGTCGTCGCCGCCGGCTACTCGTGGATCGAGCTCGGTCCCTACGGCTACCTCCCCACCGACCCGCACCAGCTCGAGGACGAGCTCGGCTCGCGCGGCCTCAAGCTGTCGGCCGGCACGGTTTTCACCGGCTTCCACAAGGGCGACGACCAGTGGCAGCGCGCATGGGACCAGGCGCTCGCCGTCGCCGGCCTCGCCTCCCAGCTCGGTGCGGAGCACCTCGTCGTCATCCCCGACCTGTGGCGAAGCGACGCCACGAGCGAGGTGCTCGAGTCGCGCACCCTGACCGACGAGCAGTGGAAGAAGCTCGCCGCCGGCCACGATCGGCTCGGCAAGGCGCTGCTGGAGGAGTTCGGCGTCAAGCAGCAGTTCCACTCCCACGCCGACAGCCACGTCGGCACGACCCGCGAGGTGCTGCGCTTCCTCGACGAGACCGATCCGCGGTACACGAACCTCTGCCTCGACACCGGACACTTCGCCTACTATGGCGGCGACAACGTCAAGCTCATCGAGGACCGCCCCGAGCGCATCGGCTATCTGCACCTCAAGCAGGTCGACACGTCGCTCCTGTTCGACGTGCTGAAGAACGACGTGCCGTTCGCGGATGCCGTCACCCAGGGCATCATGATCGAGCCGCCGCACGGCGTGCCCGACCTCGCGCCCATCATCGAGGCGGTCGCCAAGATCGACCCCGACATCTTCGCCATCGTCGAGCAGGACATGTACGGCTGCGACGTGGACTACCCGTTCCCGATCGCCAAGCGCACGCGCGAGCACATCTTCAGCTGCACGCACTTCGCCCGGATCCACTGATGACACTCACCGTCCCCGCATCCCTCGAAGGAACCACTGACATGACCACGGATCTGCGCGTCGGCGTCGTCGGCGCCGGCCTCATGGGCGCCGACCACATCGCCCGCATCACCCACCGCATCGCCGGCGCCATCGTCTCGGCCGTCATCGAGCCCGACGCGGGGCGCGCCGCGGCCGCCGCGGGCAACGCGCCCGGGGCGCAGGCGTTCACGCGCATCGAGGATGCGATCGCGGCGGATGCCGTCGACGCCGTGCTCATCGCCGTGCCGGGCCAGTTCCACGAGCCCGTGCTCGTGCCGGCCCTCGAAGCCGGGCTGCCGATCCTCTGCGAGAAGCCGCTGACGCCGGACTCGGCATCCTCGTGGCGCGTGCTCGAACTGGAGCAGAAGCTCGACAAGCCGCACATCCAGGTCGGCTTCATGCGCCGCTTCGACGCGGAGTACCAGGCGCTGCGCGAGCTGGTCGCCTCGGGCGACTCGGGCGAGCTCATGCTGCTGCGCTGCGCGCACCGCAACCCCTCGGTGCCCGACAGCTACACGCAGCCGATGCTCATCACCGACTCGGTCGTGCACGAGTTCGACGTGGTCCCGTGGCTGGCCGGCTCGCCGATCAAGACCGTCGAGGTCAAGTACCCGCGCCGCAACTCGCTGTCGCCGGCGCACCTGCAGGAGCCGATCCTCGTGCTCATGGAGCTCGAGAACGGCGTGCTGGTCGACGTCGAGATGAACGTCAGCGTGCAGTTCGGCTACCAGGTCGCCACCGAGGCGGTGTTCGAGAAGGGTCTCGCCCGCATCGGCCAGCCATCGGGCCTGCAGACCTGGCGCGACGGCCGGTTCTCGGTCGAGGACCACGTGAGCTTCACGACGCGCTTCGCCCGGGCGTACGACGAGCAGATCCAGCGCTGGGTGAACGCCGTTCGCGGTGGGACGCTTGTCGACGGCCCCAACGCGTGGGACGGCTACCGCGTCGCCCTCGCGTGCGAGGCCGGTGTGAAGGCCCTCGACGGCGGCATCGTGCCGGTGGAGGCACCCGAGCGCCCCGCCTTCTACGCCTGATCCCACAGCTCTACACCGATCGCAGAGAGACGACCCATGGTGCGCATCGCCCTCGACCCCACTCCGTACCACCACGACTTCTCGCTCCTCGAGTTCCCGGAGGTCGCCGCCCGGCTCGGCTACGAGCACCTGCAGCTCACGCCGCACGCCGACTTCTCGCCGTTCTTCCGCTACCCCAAGGCCGACGACGACCTCGTCGCGAAGCTGAAGAAGGCGGCGAAGGACGCGGGGGTCGGCATCCCGGCCATCCTTCCCGTGCAGCGGATCTCGTGGCCCGACGAGCCGCAGCGTGAGGCGGCGGTACGCAACTTCACGCGCATCATCGAGCTCGCGGTGCAGCTCGAGATCCCCGTCATCAACACGGAGTTCTCGGGCCGGCCCGAGCGGTCGGAGGATTCCGAGGCCGCGTTCTACCGCTCGATGGAGGAGCTGCTGCCGATCGTCGAGCGGGAGGGCCTGAGGCTGAACATCGACCCGCACCCCGACGACTTCGTCGAGGACGGGCTCGAGGCGTGGCGCGTGCTGCGCGGACTGAACTCGACCGCGATCGGGTTCGTCTACGTCGCGTCGCACACCTTCCACTACGGCGACCGCGCAGCGACGCTCCTCCCCGAGATCGGCGAGCGCCTGGGCGCCGTCTACACCGCCGACACCTTCGATCATCACCGCTCGCACGGGCTGCGCTACATCTCCAACCCGCCGGGCAACGCGTCGCGCGTGCACCAGCATCTGCGCATCGGCGACGGCGACGTGGATTTCGACGGGCTGTTCGGCACGCTCCGCGAGATCGGCTACCTCGACCGCGACGACGCCCTCGTCGTGTCGAACGTCTTCGCCGAGGACGAGACGGCCGACGAGGTGTCGCGCTTCCAGCTGGCGAAACTCCGAGAGCTCATCGGATGACCGCGCCCAAGCTCTCGATGAACGTCACCACGACGTTCTACGGAAACGTCGTCAACGACATCGCGGTGGCGAAGGCGGCCGGATACGCGGGCATCGAGCTGCAGAGCCCCAAGCTCTATCGGTACCTGGATGCCGGGTACCCGGCGGAATCGCTCCTGCCGCTCCTCGACGGGCTCGAGGTCACCGGCCTCGGCGCGGTCCTCGACGTCGAGCGCCGAGGAGCCGCTCGAGATGAGTTCCTCGCAGAGATCCGACGGATGGTCGGGATCGCGACGGTCGTCGGGGCGCCGATCGTCCAGCTGTGCACGGGCCCCGTGGACTGGGAGGTCGTGAAGGACTTCAAGGCCGGTCGTCTCACCGCCGACGACCTCCGCTATCGCGGTACCCTCGGCCTCAGCGAGTCCGAGGCGATCGACGTGCTCGCCGCGAACGTGCGCGACGCGGCGGACATCGCGGCCGATGCGGGGCTCGATCTCTATCTCGAGCCGCTCGCGTGGTCGAACATCAACCGGCACCGGCAGACGCTCGAGATCATCGAGCGCGCCGGGCGGGACAACGTCGGCATCGCGCTGGACACCTGGCACTACTGGACCGTCGGCGACACCCTCGAGGAGGTCGCGGCGACGCCTGCGGAGCTCATCAAGGCCGTCCACATCTCGGACGGCCTCGACCTCGACCGCGAGCACGACGTGCCCGACCAGAGCGTGCACCGCAATGTGGTGATCGGAGGGGGCGCGATCCCGCTCCAGCAATGGGTGGACGCCGTGAAGTCGACGGGGTACGACGGGTGGTGGTGCTCGGAGATGTTCTCGGACAAGGCGAACGAGCACGACTTCCTGAAGGTGGCCACGACCATGCGCAATCTGCTCGACATCCTCATCTCCTAGGAAGGACGACGCCATGCAGCGGTTCGCCCTCATCGGAGCCGGCTTCATCGGCTCCGTCCACGCGGCGAACCTCGCCGCCCACCGCGGAATCGACTTCGCGCTGGTCTTCGACGTCGATCGCGCCCGTGCCGAGGCCGTCGCCGCCGAGCACGGTGCGCGGGCCGCGGCATCCCTCGACGAGGTCTTCGATCCCGGCGCGATCGACGCGGTGCTCATCGCCTCGTCGACGGACACCCACGCCGAGAACCTGAGAAGAGCGGCGGATGCCGGCATTGCGGCGTTCGTCGAGAAGCCCATCGATCTGGATCTCGCCGCGGCGCGCGAGACCGTCGCGTATGTCGAGGCGAGCGGCATCCCCGCGATGGTGGACTTCAACCGCCGGTTCGACCGCGATCACGGCGAGCTCCAGCGGCTCGTGCGGCAGGGGGCCGTCGGCGCCGTCGAGCTCGTGCAGCTGACGTCGCGGGGCCCCGCCTCGCCGCCCCTCGACTACGTCAGGGTTTCCGGCGGACAGATGCGTGATCAGACCGTGCACTTCTTCGACCTTGCGCGGTGGATCACCGGCGAGGACCCTGTCGAGGTCTTTGTCGCAGGTTCCGCGCTCGCCGATCCGCGCATCGAGCAGTTCGGCGACGTCGACACCTCGGTCGCGACGCTGCGTCTCGCAGGCGGCGGACTGATCCAGATCGACAGCGTCCGTCGCACCGGCTACGGCTACGACGAGCGCATCGAGGTTATGGGAGCGGCGGGACTCGTCGAGTCGCGTCGGCAGCAGGCCGGAAACGTCGTCCGGTACAGCAGCCGCGATGCCGTCGCGGACGGCCTTCACGCGGGATGGTTCGAGCGCGTCCGTTCCACATACGCCGCTGCTCTCGCATCGTTCGTCACGTCGCTCGACGACGGGACGACCCCGGCGGTGACGCTCGAGGATGGCCTGAAGGCTCAGGCGATCGCGGAGGCCGCGGCAGCGTCGCTGCGCAGCGGACGACCCGAACACGTCGTCTATGACGCCCCGCTCCTGAAAAGGACGCGAATGTAAGTTTGACAGGACATAGTGTCATATGTAAGTCTGGCGATAGTTGACCTTGGGGCGAACGAGTTCCCGCGATACGACAAAGGAGTCCTCTCATGTCCTCTCACAGCCCGAGCAATCTGGCGCAGTCGAAGTTGCCGCCGCTGACGCCCGGCGCCTATCGCAAGCGGCTGTTCGTCGTCGCGCTCATCGCGACGTTCGGCGGTCTCCTCTTCGGCTACGACACCGGCGTGATCAACGGCGCGCTGCGCCCCATGGCCGCCGAGCTCGGCCTCACGGCCTTCACGGAGGGCGTCGTCACAGCGGCGCTCCTGTTCGGTGCGGCCATCGGTGCGGCCGTCTGCGGCCGATTGTCCGACGGCTGGGGTCGCCGGAAGGCGATCATCCTGCTCGCCGTCATGTTCTTCATCGGCACCATGACGTGCGTCTTCTCCCC
This genomic interval carries:
- a CDS encoding CoA-acylating methylmalonate-semialdehyde dehydrogenase, which gives rise to MTTIDTTSVVNRAEQADLALISHWIDGAEYASRSGRTAPVFNPATGRVQANVALADQAEIDVAIASAQRGFEVWSGYSVAKRQTVLFSFRELLNARKTELAEIITAEHGKVLSDAMGEILRGQEVVELATGFPHLIKGAYTENASTGIDVYSLKQPLGVVGVISPFNFPAMVPMWFFPIAIAAGNAVVLKPSEKDPSAALWLARLWKEAGLPDGVFTVLQGDKLAVDGLLNSPVVQSISFVGSTPIAQYIYETASRNGKRVQALGGAKNHMLVLPDADLDLVADQAVNAGYGAAGERCMAISVVLAVEPVADDLIVKIQERISKLRIGNGAGDEQGEPDMGPLITDVHRDKVSSYVDIAEQDGAKIVVDGRGFQVEGHEDGFFFGPTLIDQVPTTSRAYREEIFGPVLSVVRVETFQEGLDLINSGEFGNGTAIFTNDGGAARRFQNEVQVGMIGINVPIPVPVAYHSFGGWKASLFGDAKAYGVHGFDFFTREKAITSRWLDPATHGGINLGFPQNN
- the iolB gene encoding 5-deoxy-glucuronate isomerase, translating into MSTDQCWFHRKGDLARDGWESVVDQATPGWEHTGIRVAELADGDHLDLTEKGVERIVVPLAGSFHVTHHHFPGEWETRLHGRASVFAGPTDVLYLPSGTTAEIRGHGRVAVAEAPTDETRAWQYIPASDTPVELRGKGASSRQVHNFGTPQALDAARLIVCEVITPAENWSSYPPHKHDENVPGHESRLEEIYYFETAPVAGSDASAEASFGMFSTYSSPAGEIDINAMVRSGDIALVPYGYHGPAVAAPGYDLYYLNVMAGPDPERAWLISDDPAHAWVRASWDDQELDPRLPFTNETQKGRR
- the iolD gene encoding 3D-(3,5/4)-trihydroxycyclohexane-1,2-dione acylhydrolase (decyclizing); the encoded protein is MTVSQALIEFLAHQWTVDGDIRERTIPGVFGIFGHGNVAGIGQALKQANVEQPDLMPYYQARNEQAMVHQAVGYARMHRRRGTYAAAASVGPGAANMLTGAALATTNRLPALLLPSDTFATRVADPVLQQLEQPWDIGLQVSDAFRPLSRFFDRVQRPEQLYSIALAAMRVLTDPAETGAVTIALPEDVQAEALDVPVEFLQDREWHIRRPLPERGPLARAVAAIRGAKNPFIVAGGGVLYSGAEDHLRALVEATGIPVGTSQAGGGVLAWDHPQYLGGVGATGTLAANRLAAEADVIIGIGTRYSDFTTASRTAFQNPDVTFVNINVASFDAYKHGSQLPIIADAREALAELSIELEGYEVSREHSERIAREKAEWDATVDDAFAPSRLELPGQPEIIGAVQSSSAPKDVIVQAAGSLPGDLHKLWRVRDPLGYHVEYAFSCMGYEIAGGLGAKRGLLADGDDRDVIVMVGDGSYLMLNTELVTAVAEGIKLIVVLIQNHGYASIGHLSETVGSERFGTWYRSYDGEARNFQGDDVLPVDLAANARSYGLDVIEIEPGGSAIDDLKAAIATAKASDRSTFIHINSDPLIYAPDGAGWWDVPVPEVSTLESTQRAREEYLEQQANQKPLLG
- a CDS encoding sugar phosphate isomerase/epimerase, whose translation is MTDTIPADSDVVVNKAPGLRIGTAPDSWGVWFPDDPKQVPWQRFLDEVVAAGYSWIELGPYGYLPTDPHQLEDELGSRGLKLSAGTVFTGFHKGDDQWQRAWDQALAVAGLASQLGAEHLVVIPDLWRSDATSEVLESRTLTDEQWKKLAAGHDRLGKALLEEFGVKQQFHSHADSHVGTTREVLRFLDETDPRYTNLCLDTGHFAYYGGDNVKLIEDRPERIGYLHLKQVDTSLLFDVLKNDVPFADAVTQGIMIEPPHGVPDLAPIIEAVAKIDPDIFAIVEQDMYGCDVDYPFPIAKRTREHIFSCTHFARIH
- a CDS encoding Gfo/Idh/MocA family oxidoreductase; the encoded protein is MTTDLRVGVVGAGLMGADHIARITHRIAGAIVSAVIEPDAGRAAAAAGNAPGAQAFTRIEDAIAADAVDAVLIAVPGQFHEPVLVPALEAGLPILCEKPLTPDSASSWRVLELEQKLDKPHIQVGFMRRFDAEYQALRELVASGDSGELMLLRCAHRNPSVPDSYTQPMLITDSVVHEFDVVPWLAGSPIKTVEVKYPRRNSLSPAHLQEPILVLMELENGVLVDVEMNVSVQFGYQVATEAVFEKGLARIGQPSGLQTWRDGRFSVEDHVSFTTRFARAYDEQIQRWVNAVRGGTLVDGPNAWDGYRVALACEAGVKALDGGIVPVEAPERPAFYA
- a CDS encoding sugar phosphate isomerase/epimerase, which translates into the protein MVRIALDPTPYHHDFSLLEFPEVAARLGYEHLQLTPHADFSPFFRYPKADDDLVAKLKKAAKDAGVGIPAILPVQRISWPDEPQREAAVRNFTRIIELAVQLEIPVINTEFSGRPERSEDSEAAFYRSMEELLPIVEREGLRLNIDPHPDDFVEDGLEAWRVLRGLNSTAIGFVYVASHTFHYGDRAATLLPEIGERLGAVYTADTFDHHRSHGLRYISNPPGNASRVHQHLRIGDGDVDFDGLFGTLREIGYLDRDDALVVSNVFAEDETADEVSRFQLAKLRELIG
- a CDS encoding sugar phosphate isomerase/epimerase family protein; the encoded protein is MTAPKLSMNVTTTFYGNVVNDIAVAKAAGYAGIELQSPKLYRYLDAGYPAESLLPLLDGLEVTGLGAVLDVERRGAARDEFLAEIRRMVGIATVVGAPIVQLCTGPVDWEVVKDFKAGRLTADDLRYRGTLGLSESEAIDVLAANVRDAADIAADAGLDLYLEPLAWSNINRHRQTLEIIERAGRDNVGIALDTWHYWTVGDTLEEVAATPAELIKAVHISDGLDLDREHDVPDQSVHRNVVIGGGAIPLQQWVDAVKSTGYDGWWCSEMFSDKANEHDFLKVATTMRNLLDILIS
- a CDS encoding Gfo/Idh/MocA family oxidoreductase, encoding MQRFALIGAGFIGSVHAANLAAHRGIDFALVFDVDRARAEAVAAEHGARAAASLDEVFDPGAIDAVLIASSTDTHAENLRRAADAGIAAFVEKPIDLDLAAARETVAYVEASGIPAMVDFNRRFDRDHGELQRLVRQGAVGAVELVQLTSRGPASPPLDYVRVSGGQMRDQTVHFFDLARWITGEDPVEVFVAGSALADPRIEQFGDVDTSVATLRLAGGGLIQIDSVRRTGYGYDERIEVMGAAGLVESRRQQAGNVVRYSSRDAVADGLHAGWFERVRSTYAAALASFVTSLDDGTTPAVTLEDGLKAQAIAEAAAASLRSGRPEHVVYDAPLLKRTRM